In the Anolis sagrei isolate rAnoSag1 chromosome 1, rAnoSag1.mat, whole genome shotgun sequence genome, attctctcttgaggtttcgcctgcatctatggcaggcatcctcagaggttgtgaggtctgtcggaaactaggaagcttgagtttatatatctctggaaagtccagggtttatatatctgtggaaacagatgcataaacccaattttcctagttttcaacagacctcacaatctctggggatgcctgccatagatgcaggagaaacgtcaggagagaatgcttctagaacatggccatacagcccgagaaacctacaacaacccagtgattctggccatgaaagccttcaacaatacaagctaTTTGGCTAGAGAGGGATGCTTAATTCACTTTTACAGAATTAAGGGTGcaggactcccacaaaagtgggaaaagtttgaataaaaaacacttttttaaCTTCAGAGATCATCTCTCTAGGGATTTCTACGTCCTCCAGTATTTAGGAATCTAGGAATCTTACAtcctctggcagtctttaggaggagcttgaagacgtggctgttccagcgtgccttcccagaataatgatcccatagaaCTTTGTCATCCAttacattttaggtctgcttgtatgttttccacaaacgccccatcactttttcgcccatgttccagcattacttccaattttaattttacatttggccttcccatagtttttaatcgtgtggtcttattgttaatgttggaTTATTGCATTGtccatgtttattttaattgcttgtattgttgttattattgcttgtattgttgtatttgggcttggcctcatgtaagccacaccgagtcccttagggagatggtagtggggtacaaataaagtgttgttgttgttgttgttgttgttgttgttgttgttattattattattattattattattattattattattattatatggtcaACTTCTAAAGATACCATATTAATTCAATCTGCAAAATTAAACCCGCTAACATGGAAGGCCAACTGTAGTTTCATTATGATATTCTAAAGCTAATTTCCTGATAGTTGCCAAATATATTAGAAGTAAAAGGAACAGTCCCAAGTAAGTATTTTCCTTCATCCATCTAAATGTCTAGCAATGAAATACTTTAAAACTTCAGCTgagtatttagaaatacagtttagacaTTCAAAGAAACAGGTCAGGCAAAGTTATTAAGGGAATGGGAACTGTACAGGAGCTCTAGAAGTGAAGGATTTTCAATGTCTCACTGCTAGAAAGGTGTCAAGTGACATCTACCCTGCTAGTTATTGGGGTGTTGCAGGAAGAAGTTTCCAGACCTCCTTCGCCAGTGAACTGAGGTGCAAGAACTCCTCCTTGCAACTCAACGACAGGGGTCCTGCTCCCGATTTTTGCACTGCAACATGTTGGCAGGAGGGACAGGAAACACCCTCCTGTGCCCTGATTTCCGGCAGAATGGTCCTCTATCACTTGGTGTGGTATTGCAATGTTTTTCGAGCTCgcaggtatttattttattttatttctgctacttataccccgcccttctcacccccgaggggggactcagggcggcttacaaagaaggcacaattcgatgcccttatacaaatacatacagatataaaaacagtaattaaataattaacaggttaaaaacatctatatatagcaccatagcacaacagtaagcaatctcatagtcagtgtttcgcgttccgtaggtccaataggttaaaataggttcctacaatatttgcccttcattatggtccttctttttagctgccagagtttccgaaagcctggtcccacatccaagttttcagctgtttcctgaatgagagaagggagggcgctgttctaatctccccggggagtgagttccacaggcggggggccaccactgagaaggccctgcccctcgtccccaccagtctcacttgtgataaaggcagggtcgagagcagggcctccccagaggatcttaaactccgaggtggtgtgtagagggagatccgttcggacaagtacactgggccggaaccgtataggattttatagtTTTAGGATCAATAAATGCCTTTGTCTGGAAAGTAAACCAGGCTTCACCTGGGcttaaaacaaatacaacaatatagcCCCTGCCAATCCAGGGGGCATGAGGACGTTTTAATTAAACTATCGCAATTTAGGGGGCCTCGGGGTTGGGGTgtgggttatttattatttattgtgttttatatcccgcccttctcactccatcTTTTTCCTGTCTTTTTAGCTATCGAGTGGTATCCACTGGGGCTTTGTTCCAGGAACCTCCATGAATACCTAGATCAGtgatatatacaatggcatagtaaaattgtgtaccttatatacaatggcaatacagtagagtctcacttatctaaccTTCCCTCATCTAACATTTTGTAATATcaaatgcagtctgcctcccgcttgGATTCACAGCTGTTGCAATACAATGCAATGttctggtgctaaatttgtaaatacagtaattacgatataacattatattgtattgGAATTGTTTCTTCTGTCAGTTTATTGTAAGacatgatttttgatgtttaatttgtaaaattgtaaCATAATTTGagatttaataggcttttccttaatctctctttataatccaacatttttgcttatccaaagttctgccgacccatttatgttggatatgcaagactctactgcatttccccttttaaaagcagaatattttcaagttgtggatacAGAATTTGTGGATAGGGAGGGCCAATAGTACATGGCCAGATTTATCCCTTTTTGTCTGACTACTGATTActattttttaatgtatttaaatcaataaaaataaaatgtattcctTAAGAGTTCTTAGAAGTAATGTGGATAATGTTTTACGTGTTGGACTAAGATATTAGGAGATTAGGGTTCTAATCCTCACTTAACTATGGAAACTCTTGAGAAAGTCATGTTCTCAGGCTCAGAGGAAGTCAATGGCACATCTTTGAATAAATCTTCCCCAAAACACCCTATGATAGACTTGTAAgctgaagttgacttgaaggcacataacaataataacaacacaacaaaaaCTCTTGCTTCCAATACAAAAACAAGCCAAGAAGCACTTTGTTTTTCATCAAAATTTCCATGGTTTGCacaaaaagtatatatatatccaaCTTCTTCACTTTTTTGTGAAGAAAAGTGGCACAACATTCAGTAAGCATGAAGAGACTGACTGAATAATCAAGAAGAAGCAAGCAAACCATTCAAAACTAATTTTCCAAGGTCCTTGCAACAAGATTGCAGCTGTTGCAATTTAACTATGCAGCTCATGCAGTTCAGCAATTAGCACAAAATTAATTGCACTAATGGAAAAACTCTTTTGAGACACTGACTGAGTTAACACCATGCACATCCTTATTAAATCGAAGTGAGAGTGACATTACCAGTCACACAGTTCCCTTTTTTGAGCTCACTTTAGTGTTAGAGAACAGACATTTTATAAATAAACCTCAACAGGGCCTTGGCCATTCTATTAAGTAAAACAAAAGGAGATGTTATTTAAATTTTGTTATATGGAAGTGTGTTAATACCAATATGCAATTATATGCACAAACTGACCTTCAAAAAAGCATGGTAATTGTATCTGCACAAACCACTTTCAAAAACTAAAAGTGACTAGATGCTGGAAAATGGAGATGACTAGTGTTTCATGACAGGAAGGATCAGGGGATCTCCCATCTACTTGTGGCACCCACCCAAAACCTCACCCATGAGATTTGATAAAATAACGTGGGTTTTCCAAAGAATTGGAAAAGGTTGAtcttttaaatttacatttaccgtatatactcaagtataagccgacccaactatgagccaaggcacctaattttaccacaaaaaatgggaaaacttattgacttgagtatgttgagggtggaaaatgcagcacatactggtaaatttcaaaataaaaatagataccaataaaactacattaattgaagcaccagtaggttaaatgtttttgaatatatatgtgtgtgtgtgcatttcccctgcaatatttgtaaaccctatatatctatattcatatctattatttatttatttatttatttatttatttacaccccttatatcccgcccatatcagcccgcaggcgactcagggcggtctacatattggcacaattcgatgccatcaatacaatacaaaagcaaaaacaattaagtgcatttagacaaaaaaagacagtgcaataacaattttaaaaagagctatatcctctcattccaatcctcatccgtttcatcgtcttggccgttcctgggtcattctccatctcaagcttgactatctagacatgtctctatatatgtgtgtgcatttccccccatAATATTTGCAAGTCCtaaatatctatattcatatatatctatttagacacctctctctatatatataattatatatggaATTTGCAAAGACCTGTAGACATTTGaggggaaattcatatataaaattaatgtatatacatagatagatacagatatataggcacaTAGGGATTACAAAGGCTTGCAAGGAAAATGtctatatatctgtaggagagattaataaatcttttataagattaatgtgtgtgtatgtacatattatatatgtgtgtatgtgtgtgtgtaacatgCATATATAGAAACATATTTATAGATCTATAGGGCCTGCAaaggccagtgaacacctccaagggaacaaaaaatgcacatataaagttaatatATTTAGATACACAGAAATCAGGCTTGCAAAAGATTTCAGGGGAAATGCATATATAAGATGaatatgcatatagatatatacagataACACAGGGAATCTATATATCATTTACAAactccccctccttttccttttcaaaacagtgccttcttctctcttttttttaaaaataagactttCCAAAATAGGCAACTCCAGCCTAGGAGGATAAGCAGAGTgaggaagaatttgaaaaagaaaaaacactttTAAGGGAGGGGAAGtcgagagagaaatatatcatggCTGGAAAGAGGTGTAGAGGTGGGACGGCATTGGagccttgaccccattataagccgagggaggctttttcagtcaaaaaatgttgaaaaccccggattatatttgagtatatatggtaagcaaAGGTTGGAAAAATGGGATTAGATTCAATTCTTAAGAACATTATATGTTATACCAGCACCAGATACAAGATGAACACACTGTTTTTGTCCATAGACAATCCCTAGGTTACAAACCTGTTAACTACAATGCAGGATGCAACCCCATATAGAAGAACCACAGCACCATGTTTGAGTATTTTGTaatgaataaagcaaaataaacaaaacacttcCACTGGTGTCTTTTATTAAGTAATGCAAAATACAGTACTAGTTATGACACTCCATGCATTTGAGACAATATAAATGCAAGCCTAGAGAAAAATAAGTGACAAAGAAACCCTCAATTAATTTTGAGGTAGTGTACAGGATGGGGAAGTTGAAACACAATGGGACAGACAAACCAAAATATCCATATCACTTTGTGCATTTGTGTCCCCGCCCATGTAGTTTTTTCTTTGAAGTATATTTGTATTAAATACATTAGTGGGCCatttcatttctacttcattCAAAAATAGACTTTTTTAAATAACTTCCCTATTCTTGGACATCTTGCACACAACCCACATTTTAAATGACTCTTTTAGGGATTTGAATGGTCCTCGTGATAGGGATTCTTTTTCTCTCACTCTTTCTTTGAAACTCTTTTCCTTCCAAGAGTTTAGGCACATGTGGCCTCAtgcacaaaaaaataaataagaaacctACTTGAGGGGGACAAAATGTGTCACTCAAAGCGCTTGAGAGTACTAAGGACAGTCTAATAAATACTATTTTGTTTATAAAAATATCTCAGGTTATAAAAGTGGGCAAAGGGTTGGTATCCAAGATGGAAAAGTCATCGTGTGAAAAGTGccatgtaatgtttttttttgttttgtttcatcagATTTGGGTTTATAATATTTCTCCCCTTAAAACAGTACCATTgtgaatatgaatatatattttataaccaTTCTCTCCCCCCGCTAGAAGCCTACTATATGCTAGAAGTAATCAAAGTCCTCACTGTTGCTTTGTCTCCTTATTGCAACTTTGGAAGATGTTTAATTGAGGAGGGTTCCGTACAATTGTGCTTTTGTGAGGCTGTCTTTCCGACTCAAGCCTGTGCTCCCAGTCCGCTGAAATTGTTGCTGTTTGCTACGAAGGCTTGAATGGCTTCCTTGTTCAATGGAAGACTGGTGGATCTCTGAAGCCTCCATAGAACTCTGGTTGAGGGACTCGGCTGAGCTGTTTGGACTTACATCCACATATTCTCTTTTCAACACCGGGCTGCCATCAATACTTTTGCTACTGCACACCTGAACTGtgattctttcattctttttgtctcttagttcttttgttttgtaGGAAGACAGTTTGTCTTGCTTACAGCTGGCGCTAATGTCAATATTCAGACCACTGTCTGTTGTCAGGAAGCAAGACTCTACGAGTCTGCTTTGACAAATATCGTCTCCCTCTGAGAAACTATCACCTTTGTAACTAGCATAAATAGGACTTGACCGGCTGTCCGCTTTCTTTATGGGACTTCTATAATACTGCTCCGAAAAGCTGCAGGGCGAAAGCCTGCCACTGTTCCTATAAGAATATGCACCAATATCCTCAACGCTCAGCTGCCTCCACCGTCCTGGGAGGTCCTCTTCTGACAGATGGGTATTCCTGCACTCACTGCGCATTTTCTGCGAAGCTAAAGCTTGTTGGGCGGTTATGGCCGAGAAATGATAAGGCTCGCTTGCATAAGGTGACATAGTCCTAGTGAAGGTGGGGGAATTCTCCTCGTCAGCCAATTCCATGTGCTGAATGGATTTAGACTTGGCAAACCTTGGGCTCCCCTGGTGGTCATAACCTGGAGATGGCTTTCGTTCAAACATCTCATCTCGGCTGCTCAGATAGATTGCTTGCTGGGAGGCTGTCAGCGTACTAGCTTGGGCATTCTCCTTCTCCTCAGATGTCACACTGAAGCTGGAGTAGGAGCTTGAAGTAGGGAGAGAGGTAACGTATTCTGGAAAAGCTTCATGGGAAAAGCTGGAGTGGAAGCCATCTTCTTCCACCGTGCTGTCAGTGGAATTCTGGGACCTCAAGAACCCAACGTCTTTCACTTGCATGTCGACACTctgtctcctttcccttcttctttcatcTGGGCAGTAAAGAGCTGTGTCACTACAATAGATGTCAGACTTGTACTGGGGTCTTTGGCTAAGCTTCCCAGAAGAGTCCTGGAAGGCAAGATCTCTGGTTGATGAACCTGACAAGTGTGAAGAAAGACTATTTGGGTCAGGCTTTTCTAAGACTTTAGCAATGACGCAAGTTGGTATGTTGTCAGCAAATGATGTATGACACAGAGGTACTGAGAGGCTGCATCCGTGCTTTTCTAGGTGGATGCTGACACGTTCCTGAAATTCGGATGGCAACTGTAACaaacaggaagaggaagaaaaaagatggaTGAGAGGATTGTCAAGCAGAACCTGAGACATACATTatgaccagagtttggaaaactaCTTTTTGGAACTATAATTGTCAGCTCCACCACCCAGAAAGGTCACTAATGATGTGAAAAAGAATAACCCCTGCAAAACCCAACTGCTGAATTCCTTTTGCTGAAAATATACATCCATTAGCTCATTATGATACCACTGGAGCTTGTAGTCATTACTCTAGCCTCCACTACAAACTTGCAAAATACCCTAAAGGCTGGTTTGGTGAAGGTTTTGAGGTTATGGAGGATGGTGGGAGAGGGACTTCTAGGGGAAACCTGGCTAGTCATAATATAATATCAAGTCATCACATTCAATGCATGATTAGATAATAATTGAGGTGGTTGAGGCTGAGTTCTAAAGTCATTCATGGCCCTTCCCCTAAGGGCCATTTCATACTACACAATGAGAATACTATGGTTAACATTCAAGTTAGTGATTTAAACTCATTTTGGGATTGGGTACAAAGGAACGGTCAGTTGCCTGTGCTCTCCATCCAAAAACTTCCCATCGCCCAGCATCCTGCTAATGTCTTACATCCATGCAAGTGCAGCTTATACACACAAATTTACAGCTTATACACATGTCCCTTACTTGAATGGGAACAAAGGTCTGGTCCCATGTCCATGCGCTCCATTCAAAAACACCCCACTACTCAGCAAATGACAGACTTCAGGTGATGCCCTGCTCTTGTCACTTACCAGTGAGGAGGACAAAGGGGGAGGCAATTCAGATGATGAAGATCTGGTTGCTAGGGGTTCCTGGGGGAAGGAAAAGGCAGATGAATTCTATTTGAGATGGCACTCTCAATTCTTTCCTGCCACCCAGCTGAGCTGAGACCAGCTGCTTCTCCATGATTTGAATTGCCTCCACCATTTATCCCCTCCCCACAGTAAGCCAAAGAGGCAGAGGGTGCTCCTGAGGGTTTACAGATAACGGGCAGTGAGAACGGGACAGTGTGTGTGTAGAGAGGTAGGGCCTTGGTCTATGATTCTGCATACAACCATACcagtaagctgccttgagtcctaatCTTGGAAAACAGGAGGGGTATTAAATGgatgataaataaaaatgatgatggcTATAGTGAGGATGATGGcaacattctatggaatccttggatttgcatttagtttttcagATAGCGtggagcactttgaattctgtccAGAAATGGTCCAGTTGTCACACATTATTAAAGTGCATTAGATGTGTGTTCACTGGAAATGTCTTTCACTTCCTTTCATGGCAATCAGGTAACCAATAGCATAAGCTATGACTTCATGCAATATCCACAAAAATGGGATGACAGTCAAGCCTGCTTGTGTTTCCCCAGAGTTATgaaaaatttattttttaaccCCCAAAGTAGCTTTTCTAATACCATAGTGTTACATCTTAACACATCGTTCAAAAGAAATACCACCATAAGCTTAATGTCAGTTCACTTGGACTTCACCATTGTGCATACAAAtatattctgtttttttaaaaaaaaataagaaaaaggaatGTGTTCATTTCCAAAGCtgctgttgtatgtcagcctgttcagcctgtaaTTGTGTCTGTTATTCATGTGGATGTTCATGATGGAAATGGTGtttatgttgatgttcatgatgggaatgggttTGGTATTCCAGATGATGGGTCTGGGCTTGAGGTAAGTTCAGAAGAGAGGTCTGAGCTGTCTCAATGCCACATTCCTGGGAGCGACCTTTCACTGCTTTTTTCGgagcaactgtctgaaaatgaAGCTGAGATTGATTTGCCAGGTGCAGGATTTGATGAGGGAGAGGATagtgaaaccttggacagaaagcaaagttttagtaaacagaggcagaacTTTCAGAAGCTGAGGTGATTGGCTGCCTGTCTAtagcaaaagaaagataacaaaccattctctAGTAGGAAAGTCAAgaagaatgctttcctttcagttttgggttctggaaaaggtttataatgattcatgggtgagagttgcctcagttgaggcaatgttgttattttatcacaGTCTTGCTTCCAAGTGCtttgagtttcatgtaccaagtttttgccaagcctatgttttgcctatgggattttcctgctgttttgtttcatgctttcaagtgccttgtttcatggatcttgtttcccTTTAACACTTATTGACTATTTTGAAAACCGGAAATACACAGAAAGCCACTTTTGTTCAATTCCTGCTGTAGAAAAAGGTCATGTTGTTCTAAAATGGCCTAGGGGGTAAAACCATGACAAAATGCCATCACAAAGCCTTGTTTGTAAGCAATTTTGAAGGGATTTTCTTCCCATCACGGTCTACACCTGGCTTAAACCTTCCTACAAAAAGTTTGACAAAAACCACAGAAAGGTCCTGTCAGGAGACCTACTCTTGATGAAAAACCCTTTTTGTTTAGGAGACATGCACAATCTTCCAAGTCTTTTTTGTTGAACAGATGACCCTGCTCTTGGACAGCCCACTTTTTGATGACCATTTTGAATTATGCTCAGAACTTGCATATTCAATGTATGGTTGCTCTTTCATCatgtttatgcaatgcttttccgACCACATCTTACTTGTTTCTCTCAATCGTCTTAGTGCCATCTTGTGTACAGTATGGATTAGAAGTCATTAATGGTGTATCTCTTGTCTTATACAGTATTTGTGCTTATAATAACTTTCCACCTCACTTCAAGATATTTAAGAATGAATTTTGGCATTAAATTCATGTGCTTGATGTCAAAGTGTTTTTGCAAGCTAAGAAACGACTGGGTTCCTTCTTTCAACCATTCCCATTTTTTGATCTAACCTGTTGAATTAatgggaactgcctgtaccaAGAAACCTCATGAGGTGCAGTTCATTAGCCTATACATTGATAGATGTAAGGTTCATAGAAGGAACACTGAATATAGAAGAGGAACTAATAGTCCTTAACATACTTACATCAAAGCAAGTCATGTTCCTGTTTTGGCTGAGGAAATTTGGACAAAGCCTTGAAAACCGTGGTGCAGAGCTTTGCAAAGTCATATGTTGGGCTACAAAATATGGCTAAATGGAAAAAAGCCCCACATTGTGGTGACACTTTTATTACGCCAACCAAAAAAAGCACAAACTACattatgcaagctttcaaagtttgcaagcttctTTGCCAGACATGGGTAGTCATTTTAGGAGAAGAAATGGAGGGTCACAGAGCTGCATCTTTCTTGAGATGTTAAAGCTGAGTTGCTGAGaattttctgtgctgtatggccatgttccagaagcattctctcctgacattttgcctacatctatggcaggcatcctcaaaggttgcgaggtctgttggaaacgaggcaagcgggcttatatatcagtggaatgtccagggtgtctgcttgaggcaggtgtgaatgttgcaaatggccaccttgattaacatttaatggcattgcagcttcaaagcctggctggttgctgcctggagggaatcctttgttgggaagtgttagctggccctgattactTTTGTctggaattttcctgctttttgggtgttgctctttatttactgtcctgattttagattttttttaaaaaaaactactaggcagatttgttcatttttatgttttcctcctttctgttgaaattgtccacatgattgtggatttcattggcttctctgtgtagcctaatatggtagttgttagaatggtccagcatttctgtgttctcaaataatatgctgtgtccaggttggttcatcagatgctctgctatggctgacttctcaggttgacttaatctgcagagcctttcatgttcctcgattcgtgtttgggcattgctacatttggtggtctctatgtagacttgtccacagctgcatattatacggtagattcctgcagaggtgggaggatccctcttgccctttgctgaacgtagcatttgttggattttcttagtggatctgtaaatggtttgcatgttgtgtttcttTGACAACACATGTTAAAGCTGAGTTTGAGATGGTGAAGGGTGGAGGTGTGATGCAGGGAGAGTTATGGCCTATACCTTGAAGGGATTGCCTTCGTTTTTAACAATGCAGAAAAAGGTTTGCAGACTTCCATTGTTTGTCTCCCAAGCACCTTGTAGCCAGCAAGGTGTGTGGTCTTTACCTGCATTTTGCACCTTTTGGTTGGTCTAATAAAGATATGATCACAATGTGTTCTTTTGGATTTCTCTGTATTTTGCTTTATGTTCGAAATGACTTCCCCTAGAAGTCTATATTTTGAGCTACAACTCCCtgaatcctccagccagcatggccatatTAGCTGGGGTATTTGAACAGCTATAGTCCAAAAGAGATGAGTCTCCAAGTTCTGCTCAGATGATTTCATTGATATTGATTGAGAACAAGCGCACCATGTCTCTTTTCTTCTCAGGAATGTTCCTGGAAGTGTCCCTAATCCTATCCAAGTCGATTCACAAAGAAAGAGATACTGAGACTGAGATTCGATTGTCTTAGAGTCCCACACCGCAGGCTGTATCTGTTCAGGGATGAAGAAAAGTACTCattgaaatggaaatggaaggCGGGAATGAAGGAATCAAgcagactgactgactgactgatttatttcagcatgagctgtccttttaaaaagtgcactCTGAATATTTTCAGAGGCAACTCTCGTTTTATATTTCTTTTCAAAGGCTGAAAGTAATCTGAAAAATCCAATGGTTTAGTATACTTTCAAACTGTCCTGACTTGACTGGACAGTTCCAATTATGATAattctctgccatcccacttttcagctgcttttaaaatgtcccaccaCCTGGttcctcttcccactttcctcctttaTCCTCAGTTGCTTCAACTGATGCAAGCTGAGTTCAACATGCAAAAGTACTTTGCACTCAGTTGGATCTgctggagagaaaggaaaggggtcaAAATCCTGCTGTTTCCAGTAGGAACTGCCACAGTTCCTACTTGTAAGTCCTTCCTCTTAAAAACTTTTGGTACCTTGGCCACACTAATGTTGCATAGCAATGTGTTCTGGTTTTCATGTTGAGGGGTGGGTGGGCATGGAAGTATATAACTCTACCTTCTATCCAAACTGAGAAGTAACTTTCCCTGCTTTGCCAAGGAAACAAGCAGAATCCCATGTTTTGTTAAATGTTTGTGACAGATTAATATAGAAGAAGTCTG is a window encoding:
- the BEGAIN gene encoding brain-enriched guanylate kinase-associated protein isoform X1: MPKKHMELLSKGPLSQIKAESGTHGKAHKQEGSRGMAEERPRCSSAAHLCDAEVISDMESRHLGALAMGSYSKPCSSSEDSFEFQSGPGSEAKSFAKSKNKDEGYQSHRFKCNQKWGEKIHHLEHSSLYPGKAGDTSQKHQQRKKLHNRSSSSTSDLSILSQGSSSSLSVVEEKIEAKLKFSQFLNEVTFRVLDPTSVKAFRAAKLKSSLGSAGRSLDDLRLRKKSSEGWKGENLAQKSQRETDLESLRSDDVVSGARMRKLEKSLSLDAGPSFGRYRNGIPGQASAAEMEKIRVRNSWVPACLWQPRILQGRLTKSSPNLWDSTLQEQKGELRKRLSYTTHKLEMLETEFDSTRQYLEVELRRAQEELEKVTEKLRRIQNNYLALQRINQDLEDKLYRMGQHYEEEKRALSHEIIALNNHLIEAKVTIDKLSEDNELYRKDCNLAAHLLQCSKNYDRAHKLSEEPLATRSSSSELPPPLSSSLLPSEFQERVSIHLEKHGCSLSVPLCHTSFADNIPTCVIAKVLEKPDPNSLSSHLSGSSTRDLAFQDSSGKLSQRPQYKSDIYCSDTALYCPDERRRERRQSVDMQVKDVGFLRSQNSTDSTVEEDGFHSSFSHEAFPEYVTSLPTSSSYSSFSVTSEEKENAQASTLTASQQAIYLSSRDEMFERKPSPGYDHQGSPRFAKSKSIQHMELADEENSPTFTRTMSPYASEPYHFSAITAQQALASQKMRSECRNTHLSEEDLPGRWRQLSVEDIGAYSYRNSGRLSPCSFSEQYYRSPIKKADSRSSPIYASYKGDSFSEGDDICQSRLVESCFLTTDSGLNIDISASCKQDKLSSYKTKELRDKKNERITVQVCSSKSIDGSPVLKREYVDVSPNSSAESLNQSSMEASEIHQSSIEQGSHSSLRSKQQQFQRTGSTGLSRKDSLTKAQLYGTLLN
- the BEGAIN gene encoding brain-enriched guanylate kinase-associated protein isoform X5; protein product: MKPKGGVWLSVLTGPAPPPPHPPPSAGGRSRSHPPARVKRGFLVAMSVGCKQESKKKKKASAAEMEKISTLQEQKGELRKRLSYTTHKLEMLETEFDSTRQYLEVELRRAQEELEKVTEKLRRIQNNYLALQRINQDLEDKLYRMGQHYEEEKRALSHEIIALNNHLIEAKVTIDKLSEDNELYRKDCNLAAHLLQCSKNYDRAHKLSEEPLATRSSSSELPPPLSSSLLPSEFQERVSIHLEKHGCSLSVPLCHTSFADNIPTCVIAKVLEKPDPNSLSSHLSGSSTRDLAFQDSSGKLSQRPQYKSDIYCSDTALYCPDERRRERRQSVDMQVKDVGFLRSQNSTDSTVEEDGFHSSFSHEAFPEYVTSLPTSSSYSSFSVTSEEKENAQASTLTASQQAIYLSSRDEMFERKPSPGYDHQGSPRFAKSKSIQHMELADEENSPTFTRTMSPYASEPYHFSAITAQQALASQKMRSECRNTHLSEEDLPGRWRQLSVEDIGAYSYRNSGRLSPCSFSEQYYRSPIKKADSRSSPIYASYKGDSFSEGDDICQSRLVESCFLTTDSGLNIDISASCKQDKLSSYKTKELRDKKNERITVQVCSSKSIDGSPVLKREYVDVSPNSSAESLNQSSMEASEIHQSSIEQGSHSSLRSKQQQFQRTGSTGLSRKDSLTKAQLYGTLLN